Proteins from a single region of Geovibrio ferrireducens:
- a CDS encoding nitroreductase family protein — translation MEAIQTIITRRSVNFFDPSFRMQDKEIAELLELAALAPSSYNIQPWEVVVVRSPERKKVLRECAFNQPKVEEASAVLIVIGNTDSVEENLDDVVRDLVEKGYADEKAAEGVKKTAGGFYGLPESERRKIFAAKNAGLFAMNFMLAAEGNGYVTHPMDGFDEAKIKEAFGINTGKVVPMLIAVGRFKDGASLPDRKMRFSPERFARFE, via the coding sequence ATGGAAGCCATTCAGACCATTATTACCCGCAGATCAGTTAATTTTTTCGATCCCTCCTTCAGAATGCAGGATAAAGAGATTGCGGAGCTCCTTGAGCTTGCCGCTCTCGCTCCGTCTTCTTACAACATACAGCCTTGGGAGGTTGTGGTTGTTCGTTCGCCGGAACGCAAAAAGGTTCTGCGGGAGTGCGCTTTTAACCAGCCCAAAGTCGAGGAAGCCTCCGCAGTGCTGATAGTTATCGGCAATACAGACTCAGTGGAGGAGAACCTGGATGATGTGGTGCGTGACCTTGTGGAAAAGGGCTACGCAGATGAGAAAGCAGCCGAAGGGGTCAAGAAAACCGCAGGTGGCTTCTACGGCCTGCCTGAGAGTGAGCGGAGGAAGATTTTTGCCGCGAAGAATGCCGGGCTTTTTGCCATGAACTTTATGCTGGCAGCAGAAGGAAACGGCTATGTCACTCATCCTATGGACGGGTTTGATGAGGCGAAGATAAAGGAAGCCTTCGGCATAAACACCGGAAAAGTGGTTCCCATGCTCATAGCTGTGGGAAGGTTTAAGGACGGAGCATCGCTGCCGGACAGGAAGATGAGGTTCTCTCCAGAGAGGTTTGCAAGGTTTGAGTAA
- a CDS encoding DUF134 domain-containing protein translates to MPRPLKPRTIGVVPEICHFKPRGVPAKKLKTVGITLDEFEAIRLADYEGLSHEEAAVLMNVSRPTFSRLVEKARVKVAGFLVNGNQLVIDGGNIEFDPDRACVKCKENMPEKRMERRKRSCGIITGCVEEETELTDAQV, encoded by the coding sequence ATGCCCAGACCATTAAAACCCCGCACCATAGGTGTTGTGCCGGAAATTTGTCATTTCAAACCGAGGGGAGTTCCGGCCAAGAAGCTGAAAACTGTAGGGATCACACTTGACGAGTTTGAAGCAATCAGGCTCGCGGATTATGAAGGACTCTCCCACGAGGAAGCCGCCGTGCTTATGAACGTTTCACGCCCCACTTTCAGCAGGCTTGTTGAAAAAGCCAGAGTGAAGGTGGCGGGATTTCTTGTGAACGGAAACCAGCTTGTTATTGACGGCGGAAACATTGAATTCGATCCTGACAGGGCATGCGTGAAATGCAAGGAAAACATGCCTGAAAAACGCATGGAACGCAGAAAGCGCTCATGCGGCATAATCACAGGATGCGTAGAAGAGGAGACAGAACTGACGGATGCGCAGGTCTGA
- a CDS encoding pyridoxamine 5'-phosphate oxidase family protein, which translates to MRRSEREIKDYKLLENLLKQGEVIHLALADAPYPYLVTVNYGYEDDALYFHCASEGRKIDLLRKNPKVFFQLILKNELVKAETACRWTTKFTSVCGEAEAVILESHAEKRKALRIIMSHYGMPDAEFTENMTRTVLTVKLNLVSLSGKSNAE; encoded by the coding sequence ATGCGCAGGTCTGAAAGAGAGATAAAAGATTATAAATTATTGGAAAATCTGCTGAAGCAGGGTGAAGTGATTCACCTTGCTCTGGCTGATGCCCCCTACCCTTACCTTGTAACCGTGAATTACGGTTATGAGGATGACGCGCTTTATTTCCACTGCGCGTCAGAGGGGCGCAAAATAGATTTACTCAGGAAAAACCCAAAGGTTTTCTTTCAGCTTATTCTGAAAAATGAGCTGGTCAAAGCTGAAACCGCATGCAGATGGACAACGAAGTTTACGTCAGTGTGCGGTGAGGCAGAGGCGGTTATTCTGGAAAGCCATGCGGAAAAGCGCAAGGCACTCCGCATAATAATGAGCCACTACGGCATGCCCGATGCAGAGTTTACCGAGAACATGACCAGAACCGTTCTCACCGTGAAGCTCAACCTGGTTTCACTCTCAGGGAAAAGCAACGCAGAGTAA
- a CDS encoding ADP-ribosylglycohydrolase family protein, with the protein MEENFENVSDCLHSPKTLHALRETEDDFKDRIKGMIAGNIIGDMLGLTQMSGPGMLLPVRPVQLKGKYQKEITGGGLYGLPAGSWTDDTSMLTALAESLLEKGCVSSENERRHYMKWFTEGEYTPAGEAFDIGRTTREALTTGIPPADRESNGNGALMRSSVITAWYINSTDKNLIDASGLSCSVTHAHPIAKFTNVIYNLLLKKLITGFEPEQAVMMLRDEFEGLMDDLKDIFLEPEVYQTTPYCVTTLETAVWLNMESASFEEALLKAVNIGGDADTIGAVTGALAGAIYGSGAIPGRWMRHAENVMGRYEGLKAFL; encoded by the coding sequence ATGGAAGAAAACTTCGAAAACGTTTCGGACTGTCTGCACTCACCTAAGACCCTGCATGCGCTCAGGGAAACCGAAGATGACTTCAAAGACCGCATCAAAGGGATGATAGCGGGCAATATCATAGGCGACATGCTCGGACTCACCCAGATGTCAGGTCCCGGAATGCTTCTGCCTGTGCGCCCTGTTCAGCTTAAGGGAAAGTACCAGAAGGAGATAACAGGCGGCGGCTTATACGGACTGCCCGCAGGAAGCTGGACGGATGACACCTCCATGCTGACTGCCCTCGCGGAAAGCCTCCTTGAGAAAGGGTGCGTCAGCTCGGAAAACGAACGCAGACACTACATGAAATGGTTCACAGAAGGCGAGTACACTCCCGCCGGTGAAGCATTTGACATAGGCCGCACCACACGGGAAGCCCTCACCACCGGCATCCCCCCCGCTGACCGGGAATCAAACGGAAACGGTGCGCTGATGCGCTCCTCAGTCATAACCGCTTGGTATATCAACTCCACTGACAAAAACCTCATTGATGCCTCCGGGCTCTCCTGCTCAGTTACACACGCCCACCCCATCGCCAAATTCACAAACGTTATCTATAACCTGCTTCTCAAGAAACTTATCACAGGCTTTGAACCGGAACAGGCAGTGATGATGCTGCGGGATGAGTTTGAAGGCCTTATGGACGACCTGAAAGATATTTTTCTGGAGCCTGAAGTCTACCAGACAACCCCTTACTGCGTCACCACACTTGAGACTGCCGTCTGGCTGAATATGGAGTCGGCCTCGTTTGAGGAGGCGCTTCTGAAAGCTGTGAACATAGGAGGCGATGCGGACACCATAGGCGCTGTAACAGGCGCTCTGGCAGGTGCAATTTACGGAAGCGGGGCAATACCCGGAAGATGGATGCGCCATGCTGAAAATGTCATGGGCAGGTATGAAGGGCTGAAAGCCTTTTTATAG
- a CDS encoding flavodoxin family protein, translating into MKVLIINGSPRSGGNCAWLSEQLAEKYSGEDCEVIALRELKFSNCGGCENCRTGEGICETEDDLKAVLPKLLEADLIILSSPNYYAAVSGICKTFIDRWVCLKKRAGVPQFRPEQKLFFIFVQGAGNRGHGEPAVEWAKKVFSHYGLRFYGMVVPNCAADSRDGIRLKMDEIRMSLSMFL; encoded by the coding sequence ATGAAAGTTTTGATAATAAACGGAAGCCCCCGCTCAGGCGGGAACTGTGCGTGGCTTTCAGAACAGCTTGCTGAAAAATACAGTGGCGAGGACTGCGAAGTAATTGCCCTGAGGGAACTGAAATTTTCCAACTGCGGCGGCTGCGAAAACTGCCGCACAGGCGAAGGAATCTGCGAAACCGAGGATGACCTCAAAGCCGTTCTGCCTAAGCTCCTTGAGGCTGATCTTATCATTCTCTCCTCCCCTAATTATTATGCGGCTGTCTCAGGCATCTGCAAAACCTTCATAGACAGATGGGTTTGCCTCAAGAAAAGGGCGGGAGTTCCGCAGTTCCGCCCGGAGCAGAAACTGTTTTTCATATTTGTTCAGGGCGCGGGGAACCGCGGTCACGGCGAGCCCGCCGTGGAATGGGCAAAGAAGGTGTTCTCCCATTACGGGCTCAGGTTTTACGGCATGGTAGTACCTAACTGCGCCGCAGACTCAAGGGACGGCATAAGGCTCAAAATGGATGAAATCCGCATGAGCCTCAGCATGTTCCTTTAA
- a CDS encoding class II fructose-bisphosphate aldolase gives MAVSYRELGLVNTREMFKKAMDGKYAVPAYNFNNLEQLQAIVTACVQTKSPLILQVSKGAREYANATMLRYMAMGATALAKEMGCEIPIALHLDHGDTFETCKDCVDFGFSSVMIDGSHHSFEENIAVTKKVVEYAHQFDVTVEGELGVLAGIEDDVSSEKSHYTNPDEVEEFVKRTGVDSLAISIGTSHGAYKFKVKPGESVPPLRFDILEECEKRLPGFPIVLHGASSVVPKYVEIINNYGGKLDGAVGIPEEQLRKAAESAVCKINIDSDGRLAFTAMIRETLAKHPTEFDPRKYLKPARTELIELYKHKNLNVLGSAGKA, from the coding sequence ATGGCTGTTTCTTACAGAGAATTAGGCCTTGTGAACACAAGGGAAATGTTCAAAAAAGCTATGGACGGCAAATACGCCGTGCCCGCCTACAACTTCAACAACCTTGAGCAGCTTCAGGCGATTGTCACCGCCTGCGTGCAGACCAAATCACCCCTGATACTTCAGGTTTCCAAAGGAGCAAGGGAATATGCGAACGCCACCATGCTCCGCTATATGGCCATGGGTGCAACCGCCCTCGCCAAGGAGATGGGCTGCGAAATACCCATCGCCCTTCACCTTGACCACGGCGACACCTTTGAAACATGCAAGGACTGCGTGGACTTCGGTTTTTCATCAGTAATGATAGACGGCAGCCACCACTCCTTTGAGGAGAACATAGCCGTTACTAAAAAGGTTGTGGAATATGCGCACCAGTTTGATGTAACCGTTGAAGGCGAGCTCGGCGTTCTGGCAGGTATCGAGGATGATGTCTCCTCTGAAAAATCGCACTACACCAACCCTGACGAGGTGGAGGAGTTTGTTAAGAGAACAGGCGTTGACTCCCTTGCCATATCCATAGGAACATCACACGGAGCCTATAAATTCAAGGTCAAACCCGGCGAATCCGTGCCCCCTCTCCGTTTTGATATACTTGAGGAGTGCGAAAAACGCCTTCCCGGCTTTCCCATAGTTCTTCACGGCGCTTCCTCTGTTGTGCCTAAATATGTGGAGATAATAAATAACTACGGCGGCAAGCTGGACGGTGCGGTGGGAATCCCTGAGGAACAGCTCAGAAAAGCCGCCGAAAGTGCAGTATGCAAAATCAACATAGACAGTGACGGAAGACTGGCGTTTACAGCAATGATAAGGGAGACTCTCGCGAAGCACCCCACTGAGTTTGACCCCAGAAAATATCTTAAACCCGCAAGAACAGAGCTCATAGAGCTTTACAAGCATAAAAACCTAAACGTTCTCGGCTCAGCCGGCAAAGCGTAA
- a CDS encoding FecR family protein — MKSTVILLTVFLLALPVYAAEKAGEIKLVNGKVEVLKEQQVVGKAAKAGAEFLTDDLIRTKRKSYAEVSFVDGSSIKIYERSRLKINGIERNKEYNANIQKGRVLFDIAKAEDASGDFKVKTTTSIIGVKGTGFRIDVLPELTRVTVNEGVVEVSRLDVPGQAVRLNPGQSVLIRQDSEEMNVTRDQPETDIDYEDETDGFTDRTALSETRTPLVQQPNLLLSNFQNGTKDIDQIYEKPQDRENLVNALTGKIKIHIDFEN, encoded by the coding sequence ATGAAATCAACAGTCATATTACTTACGGTCTTTCTCCTTGCGCTGCCTGTTTATGCCGCGGAAAAAGCGGGAGAGATAAAACTCGTCAACGGAAAAGTGGAAGTGCTGAAAGAGCAGCAGGTGGTGGGCAAGGCAGCCAAAGCAGGTGCGGAGTTCCTCACCGATGACCTTATCCGCACCAAAAGAAAAAGCTACGCAGAGGTTTCCTTCGTAGACGGCTCCAGCATTAAGATTTACGAAAGAAGCAGACTGAAAATCAACGGCATTGAGCGCAATAAGGAATACAACGCAAATATACAGAAAGGGCGCGTACTCTTCGACATAGCAAAGGCCGAGGATGCCAGCGGTGATTTTAAGGTTAAGACCACAACATCGATCATAGGGGTGAAAGGAACCGGATTCCGCATCGATGTTCTGCCAGAACTCACCAGAGTTACGGTTAATGAGGGCGTGGTGGAAGTCAGCAGGCTTGATGTTCCCGGACAGGCGGTACGGCTTAACCCCGGTCAGTCAGTCCTTATCAGGCAGGACAGCGAGGAGATGAACGTAACCCGCGACCAGCCGGAGACCGACATAGACTATGAGGATGAAACCGATGGATTCACTGACAGGACAGCCCTTTCTGAAACGAGAACACCTCTGGTTCAGCAGCCTAACCTTTTGCTCAGCAATTTCCAGAACGGTACAAAAGACATTGACCAGATTTACGAAAAACCGCAGGACAGGGAAAACCTTGTGAATGCTCTCACAGGAAAAATAAAAATCCACATAGATTTTGAAAACTAG
- a CDS encoding outer membrane beta-barrel protein: MSIRTTVFAAAIFLCASAASAYDYPISGGNPENYAPVFKKIAAGQCDNMTAELSLLAEKEGISQDFYLALCFFDSGQLAKGYAAAGRLTAAEDFEEVIYLMSREEKKDLHWPDVYLNKGIAYYGTGELESALKYFLKYKTTKDPDPNVDYRIADIYINTGNLEKAEAALEDARVKDDRYTYRRGVLELKKGNTQTAFKNFRSVTSGPGTETYNNTNYMIAEMCAAQKRFGCAEKAYEAMAATSPNFAGQKKQELEKQKKLFGAVIAVGEQYDTNVTSVDEDKVDSFSEEDSFRTYIFADFKLNFYNILYDRIETGLLNYKSWNHSVSEYNAQAHKLYAGFIKRYDDFELTLPYVSYALTYMDGEKYSDTLTMEARGTYFMNDWRFYVPVSVTFRDYDITTPEDYNRDGTEYKGGLGVSRIFSKVHMASAEGHLSTENTDGKYREVTAGELKFTYTGQVMKDTTLQLDYGTIYYDYKNGGREDRYHSASATVFYKFLERHYLNLGYRFSLNDSNDNMNDYKKHVFDMGVSYFY, encoded by the coding sequence ATGAGTATCAGGACAACCGTTTTTGCGGCGGCAATATTTCTTTGCGCTTCTGCCGCGTCAGCTTATGATTATCCCATATCCGGCGGCAATCCGGAAAACTACGCTCCAGTGTTTAAAAAAATTGCAGCCGGGCAGTGTGACAATATGACGGCAGAGCTCTCCCTTCTGGCCGAAAAAGAAGGCATATCACAGGATTTCTACCTCGCCCTCTGCTTTTTTGACAGCGGACAGCTTGCCAAAGGATACGCAGCAGCAGGCAGGCTTACCGCAGCGGAGGATTTTGAGGAAGTTATCTACCTGATGAGCAGGGAAGAGAAAAAAGACCTCCACTGGCCGGATGTGTATTTAAACAAAGGCATAGCCTATTACGGAACAGGCGAGCTTGAATCAGCACTCAAATATTTCCTTAAATACAAAACAACAAAAGATCCTGACCCTAATGTAGACTACCGCATTGCAGACATATACATAAACACCGGTAACCTCGAAAAAGCTGAGGCTGCCCTTGAGGATGCGCGCGTTAAGGATGACCGCTACACATACCGCAGGGGTGTGCTTGAGCTGAAAAAAGGGAACACGCAGACAGCTTTCAAGAATTTCAGAAGTGTAACCAGCGGGCCCGGAACCGAGACATACAACAACACCAATTACATGATAGCCGAAATGTGCGCTGCTCAGAAACGCTTCGGATGCGCCGAAAAGGCATACGAAGCTATGGCAGCCACCTCACCGAACTTTGCCGGACAGAAGAAGCAGGAGCTTGAGAAACAGAAAAAGCTCTTCGGCGCTGTAATCGCAGTCGGTGAGCAGTATGACACCAACGTAACCTCGGTTGATGAGGACAAGGTGGACAGCTTCTCCGAGGAAGACAGTTTCAGAACATATATATTCGCAGACTTTAAGCTGAACTTCTATAATATTCTCTATGACAGAATAGAGACCGGGCTTCTCAACTACAAATCATGGAACCACAGCGTTTCCGAATACAACGCTCAGGCTCACAAGCTGTACGCCGGATTCATCAAAAGATACGACGACTTCGAGCTTACACTCCCTTATGTCAGCTACGCCCTCACTTACATGGACGGCGAAAAATACTCAGACACCTTAACCATGGAAGCCAGAGGCACATACTTCATGAACGACTGGCGGTTTTATGTGCCTGTTTCCGTTACTTTCAGGGACTATGACATAACAACCCCCGAAGACTACAACAGGGACGGAACTGAGTACAAAGGCGGTCTGGGAGTTTCCAGAATTTTCAGCAAAGTCCACATGGCAAGCGCAGAAGGCCACCTCAGCACTGAAAACACTGACGGAAAATACAGGGAAGTTACCGCCGGAGAACTTAAATTCACATACACAGGGCAGGTTATGAAGGACACCACCCTCCAGCTTGACTACGGCACTATATATTACGACTACAAAAACGGCGGGCGGGAAGACAGATACCACAGCGCATCTGCCACTGTCTTTTACAAATTTCTTGAGAGGCACTACCTCAACTTAGGCTACAGGTTCAGCCTTAACGATTCCAACGATAATATGAACGACTATAAAAAACACGTCTTTGACATGGGCGTGAGCTATTTCTATTAA
- the lgt gene encoding prolipoprotein diacylglyceryl transferase encodes MFPYLFKIGFFELRIYSLMYIIGLLLTIYFSRRKAAKLGIKSEEMENFILFTFLFSLIGARIYYVLFRWDYYGGSFFEMIAIWHGGLAIHGGLIAGFIAAIGFCLYKKISPFKMGDIIFPWLLLSQGLGRFGNFANGEAHGVPTLTPPSIIFRGENVFPEFWAQVLKTAGLNNNPESVSRLKEIAAQSPDGLAVAFMDKVYYIKEYFPWGISFTNKFGAAAWRDFGTLPVHPTFFYEMFLNFIGFVVLFIMWRKDSNIGTGRIVGGYLIAYGIIRAAVTFFRADDLMLGMLRAPHLVSILMVLAGIGFIINGHFRAKKL; translated from the coding sequence ATGTTCCCTTATCTTTTCAAAATCGGCTTTTTCGAGCTCAGAATATACAGCCTGATGTACATCATCGGTCTGCTGCTCACCATATATTTCTCCCGCAGAAAGGCTGCCAAACTAGGCATAAAATCGGAGGAGATGGAGAACTTCATCCTCTTCACTTTCCTGTTCTCTCTGATAGGCGCAAGGATATATTATGTTCTTTTCCGCTGGGACTATTACGGCGGCAGCTTTTTTGAGATGATCGCAATCTGGCACGGCGGGCTTGCCATACACGGCGGACTGATAGCGGGCTTCATAGCCGCCATAGGCTTCTGTCTGTATAAAAAAATCAGCCCTTTCAAAATGGGCGACATCATTTTCCCCTGGCTTCTTCTCAGTCAGGGGCTGGGCAGGTTCGGCAACTTCGCCAACGGCGAGGCGCACGGCGTACCCACTCTTACGCCCCCTTCAATCATCTTCCGCGGGGAGAACGTTTTCCCTGAGTTCTGGGCACAGGTGCTGAAAACGGCAGGGCTGAACAACAACCCGGAAAGTGTCTCCCGCCTGAAGGAGATCGCCGCGCAGTCGCCGGACGGACTTGCCGTTGCCTTCATGGACAAAGTGTATTACATCAAAGAGTATTTCCCTTGGGGCATAAGCTTCACCAATAAATTCGGCGCGGCAGCATGGCGTGATTTCGGCACTCTGCCCGTTCATCCCACTTTCTTTTATGAAATGTTCCTCAACTTCATCGGCTTTGTTGTTCTGTTTATTATGTGGAGAAAGGACTCCAACATAGGCACAGGCAGAATCGTGGGCGGATACCTCATCGCATACGGAATAATACGTGCTGCTGTCACATTCTTCCGTGCGGATGACCTGATGCTCGGCATGCTCCGCGCTCCGCACCTTGTGAGTATTCTCATGGTGCTTGCGGGGATAGGCTTCATCATCAACGGGCATTTCAGGGCTAAAAAGCTCTGA
- the rpsB gene encoding 30S ribosomal protein S2 translates to MSYISMKNLLEAGVHFGHQTKRWNPKMSKYVFGARNGIYILDLQKTVQCFNQAYEFTRDASKTGSKFLFVGTKKQAQEAIKEAAEKCGAYYVNQRWLGGMLTNFETIKGRIARLKELEDMFESGYINRFTKKEQAVLRREFEKLTKNLSGIKEMTDIPDVMFVIDIKLEQNAISEAHKLGIPVVAIVDTNCDPDLVDFPIPGNDDAIRACQLIAVRIADAVLEGRQLREDNLIEEIRSAGSDDVPVEEIVDEAELAKELASVKPEIKDED, encoded by the coding sequence ATGTCCTACATTTCAATGAAAAACCTGCTTGAAGCAGGCGTTCACTTCGGTCACCAGACAAAACGCTGGAACCCCAAAATGTCCAAATATGTTTTCGGCGCTAGAAACGGTATCTACATACTTGATCTCCAGAAAACAGTACAGTGCTTCAACCAGGCATACGAATTCACAAGAGACGCTTCCAAAACGGGCAGTAAGTTCCTTTTCGTGGGCACTAAAAAACAGGCTCAGGAAGCTATCAAGGAAGCGGCTGAAAAATGCGGCGCTTACTATGTTAACCAGAGATGGCTGGGCGGCATGCTCACCAACTTCGAAACAATCAAAGGACGTATCGCAAGGCTTAAAGAGCTTGAGGATATGTTTGAGAGCGGCTACATCAACAGATTCACCAAAAAGGAGCAGGCCGTTCTTCGCAGAGAGTTCGAAAAACTTACTAAAAACCTCAGCGGTATCAAAGAAATGACTGATATCCCCGATGTTATGTTCGTAATAGACATCAAACTTGAGCAGAACGCAATCAGCGAAGCTCACAAACTCGGCATACCCGTTGTTGCCATAGTTGACACCAACTGCGACCCCGACCTCGTTGACTTCCCCATCCCCGGTAACGACGATGCCATCCGCGCCTGCCAGCTTATCGCTGTCAGAATAGCCGATGCTGTTCTTGAAGGCAGACAGCTCAGAGAAGACAACCTCATCGAAGAAATCAGAAGCGCAGGCTCTGATGATGTACCCGTTGAGGAAATCGTTGACGAAGCTGAACTCGCAAAGGAGCTCGCTTCCGTGAAACCCGAAATAAAGGATGAGGACTAA
- the tsf gene encoding translation elongation factor Ts, which yields MAEISAALVKELREKTGAGMMDCKKALSETNGDMEAAIDFLRKKGLSAAAKKEGRIAAEGVVADCLKGNVGVIVEINSETDFVAKNADFLSFTKQIAEVITDKNPADVDALLQVQAEGKTVAEILNEKIATIGEKISIRRFKRCEGGSIGTYIHMGGKIGVVVELEGGDAELAKDICLHVAAANPKFLDSSSVDPAYIAKEEEIFSAKLAEQGKPANMIPNIVKGQVAKLLKEVCLVHQPFVKNPDVSIEQLVAGKGAKIVSFTRFQMGEGIEKKQENFVEEVMKQIKQ from the coding sequence ATGGCAGAAATATCAGCAGCACTTGTAAAAGAACTCCGTGAAAAAACCGGCGCAGGCATGATGGACTGCAAAAAAGCTCTTTCAGAAACCAACGGTGACATGGAAGCGGCAATTGACTTCCTCAGGAAGAAAGGCCTTTCCGCAGCAGCCAAAAAAGAGGGCAGAATCGCAGCCGAAGGCGTTGTTGCAGACTGCCTTAAAGGCAATGTCGGCGTTATAGTTGAAATAAACTCCGAGACTGACTTTGTTGCTAAAAACGCTGATTTCCTCTCTTTCACAAAACAGATAGCCGAAGTCATCACAGATAAAAACCCCGCTGACGTTGACGCTCTTCTTCAGGTTCAGGCCGAAGGCAAAACTGTTGCCGAAATCCTTAACGAGAAAATAGCCACAATCGGCGAGAAAATAAGCATACGCCGTTTCAAAAGATGTGAAGGCGGCAGCATCGGCACGTACATCCACATGGGCGGAAAAATCGGTGTTGTTGTTGAGCTTGAAGGCGGAGACGCTGAGCTTGCGAAAGACATCTGCCTCCACGTTGCGGCTGCTAACCCCAAATTCCTTGACTCCAGCTCAGTTGATCCCGCTTATATCGCAAAAGAAGAGGAGATCTTCTCCGCTAAGCTTGCTGAGCAGGGCAAACCCGCAAACATGATCCCCAACATAGTTAAGGGTCAGGTTGCAAAACTCCTTAAAGAAGTGTGCCTTGTTCACCAGCCCTTCGTTAAGAACCCCGATGTTTCCATCGAGCAGCTTGTAGCCGGAAAAGGCGCAAAAATCGTTTCCTTTACCCGTTTCCAGATGGGCGAAGGCATCGAAAAAAAGCAGGAAAACTTTGTGGAAGAGGTAATGAAACAGATCAAGCAGTAG
- a CDS encoding AI-2E family transporter encodes MKFDFTIKNIAIVVALAVVILLVIKLQTLVTIFAISFFLAYLFDPLINWFEGKRVPRWLSIILLYTVIAFISVLFFGSIVPVIYQESVHLADALPAYSDKLFSLVDNLTDRFGIDISFEDIKKQLLPKLAGIGGSILSSAEGVMKSVNTVVSLLLNVALIPILTFYFLKDFSSIKDKMFDKFSGTSSIDYPKHFMHFNSLLSRYFRGQVLVAVFLGISYTIVLLIAGVKPAILLGLISGVLSIVPYLGFMIGFSASLMLSVVQYGDLLHPAMVVIGFSIVQALESNYVTPKIVGESLGLHPTAVIFALMAGGSLMGIGGMIIALPVASFVKVVGDEYLSRIKTEKADKHRKA; translated from the coding sequence ATGAAATTCGATTTCACAATAAAAAACATAGCCATAGTAGTGGCGCTGGCGGTTGTAATCCTCCTTGTGATCAAGCTCCAGACCCTAGTGACCATATTTGCCATATCCTTTTTTCTGGCTTATCTTTTCGATCCGCTCATAAACTGGTTCGAAGGGAAAAGGGTTCCCCGCTGGCTGTCAATAATCCTGCTGTACACTGTTATAGCATTCATAAGCGTGCTGTTTTTCGGCTCCATAGTTCCGGTTATATATCAGGAGAGCGTTCATCTCGCAGATGCTCTGCCCGCCTACTCCGACAAGCTTTTCAGCCTTGTGGACAACCTCACCGACCGCTTCGGGATTGACATATCCTTTGAAGATATTAAGAAGCAGCTTCTCCCTAAGCTGGCAGGAATAGGCGGCTCAATACTGTCCTCAGCGGAAGGGGTCATGAAATCAGTGAATACTGTAGTGAGCCTGCTCCTGAACGTAGCTCTGATCCCTATCCTGACATTCTACTTCCTGAAGGATTTCAGCAGCATAAAAGACAAAATGTTCGACAAGTTCTCCGGAACATCAAGCATAGACTACCCTAAGCACTTCATGCACTTTAACTCGCTGCTGAGCAGGTATTTCAGAGGGCAGGTGCTTGTGGCTGTATTCTTAGGCATCTCCTACACCATAGTCCTCCTCATTGCCGGAGTTAAGCCCGCAATACTTCTGGGGCTTATCTCAGGCGTGCTGAGCATCGTGCCTTATCTCGGCTTTATGATAGGCTTTTCCGCCTCGCTGATGCTCTCCGTGGTGCAGTACGGAGACCTCCTCCATCCTGCCATGGTGGTGATCGGCTTCTCCATAGTTCAGGCTCTGGAGAGCAATTATGTCACCCCTAAAATAGTCGGTGAGTCTCTGGGGCTCCACCCCACTGCGGTAATATTTGCACTGATGGCTGGCGGTTCACTGATGGGAATAGGGGGGATGATCATTGCCCTGCCCGTTGCCTCTTTCGTCAAGGTAGTTGGGGATGAATATCTCAGCCGGATAAAAACAGAGAAAGCGGACAAACACCGCAAGGCATAA